From the genome of Bacteroides sp. MSB163, one region includes:
- a CDS encoding helix-turn-helix transcriptional regulator — MNLTNEIIGGLLLILLFGVTFLIRYAFIERNVIRHTQMRLSKIEEEVQKHPLTCPLKQQIEQQAEQQSLSDPESPHSSQTACFQSRLTTAEVEVNFRNHFTSLYPNAIHRLRTISPRITRVDELLCMLILLKQNNEEIAHLLGVSRSTVLKNRYRLRCKLQLPVGVDLDTEVRNLLAPDEEQTPSDMNVKQ, encoded by the coding sequence ATGAATCTAACAAACGAAATTATCGGAGGACTCCTCCTCATTTTATTATTCGGTGTAACATTCCTCATTCGTTACGCTTTCATTGAACGTAACGTCATACGACATACCCAAATGCGGCTTTCCAAAATAGAAGAGGAAGTCCAAAAACATCCGTTGACCTGTCCGCTGAAACAGCAGATAGAACAGCAAGCTGAACAGCAGTCACTCTCCGATCCGGAAAGTCCACATTCTTCACAGACAGCCTGCTTTCAGTCGCGACTCACCACTGCTGAAGTGGAAGTCAATTTCCGCAACCACTTTACATCACTGTATCCCAATGCTATACACCGCCTTCGCACCATATCCCCGCGGATTACCCGCGTCGATGAGTTGCTCTGTATGCTCATCCTCTTGAAGCAGAATAACGAAGAGATAGCCCATCTGCTGGGAGTCAGCCGCTCCACCGTATTGAAAAACCGGTACCGGCTGCGGTGTAAACTGCAATTGCCGGTAGGCGTAGACCTGGATACCGAAGTACGCAACCTGCTCGCCCCGGATGAGGAACAAACACCGTCGGATATGAATGTGAAGCAATAG
- a CDS encoding tetratricopeptide repeat protein — protein MKLIFFLLLYASCFSSCTSRLSPKDTEIKALSDSLKVRCNDRIMQTDSLRIEAENFMAHTQPGTPEYFLARQYYINSYFNEKNFPRVLEMLDETERMPGYKDLPATQANYLYTRSRCYQFMQQYDKAIAISRQIMDLVPTPGDTLAHEGIRTRAVGAMNNVNNIFYFTNRTDQGAEWFHRLRTNPPALLDECCRRDMMIFEGYLRGLAGQKERAEAVMDSAHALPVYRKTAENTFRDCSFAASVYYALPHRKDDMERLLKHAISEGRKDRYIPGINWAMSLLGNIYSRQNRFQEAVQLQYQGLEIGLRLQDSVFCARCYHELSNLYYKWGMYPQAQYYIDKVFAWQENTNTNLKDKGAYHLTKWSIVQKLPGYRREERLKLLATADSCFLLSEIKQTAQTHFYKAIDRIMILPYESAKGLEDIERYYGSNTPTASDYNVEALRAIALFRLGRDAEARKTILAIKKYNSTDSYHFLDTLMSHYIHREDNAVIAHLTRLREPLLQVYLEQKTREAVVEADIRYQTEQKEKENRLLSAEVELKSSRLQTFIFTGLFLLAIGVGIGGWLWMRLRLKEREKLFSQQQLHEQSQRLQQLIASRQELNNRNEELLRQLVDIQATHDKTCDLEHVMESLQPYLLTNREEEQFRTAFASLYPTVLHSLRSICPRITRTEELFCMLIVLKQNNEEISRTLGITRSSVLKNRYRLRTKLGLPEGCDLDSEVRALLLPE, from the coding sequence ATGAAATTAATCTTCTTCCTATTGCTATATGCCAGTTGCTTCAGCAGTTGTACTTCTCGCCTTTCTCCAAAGGACACCGAAATAAAAGCCCTCAGCGATTCGCTGAAAGTACGCTGTAACGATCGGATCATGCAAACCGACTCACTGCGCATCGAAGCTGAAAATTTCATGGCTCACACCCAACCGGGAACTCCTGAATATTTCCTTGCCCGCCAGTACTACATCAACTCTTATTTCAACGAGAAAAACTTCCCGCGTGTGCTGGAGATGCTAGACGAAACAGAGCGGATGCCCGGCTACAAAGACTTGCCCGCCACCCAAGCCAATTATCTCTATACACGCTCCCGCTGCTACCAATTCATGCAGCAATATGATAAAGCGATTGCCATTTCACGGCAAATAATGGATTTGGTGCCCACGCCCGGTGATACCCTTGCGCATGAAGGCATCCGTACCCGTGCCGTAGGTGCCATGAACAACGTGAACAACATCTTCTACTTCACGAACCGTACCGACCAAGGCGCCGAATGGTTCCACCGACTCCGCACCAACCCGCCTGCATTACTCGACGAATGCTGTCGCCGCGACATGATGATATTCGAGGGCTATCTGCGAGGACTTGCCGGACAAAAAGAGCGGGCAGAAGCTGTAATGGACAGTGCCCACGCTTTACCCGTCTATCGGAAGACAGCAGAAAACACCTTCCGCGATTGCTCCTTTGCCGCCAGCGTATATTATGCGCTTCCCCACCGCAAAGATGATATGGAACGCCTGTTGAAACATGCCATCTCTGAAGGACGCAAAGACCGCTACATACCGGGTATCAATTGGGCCATGAGTCTGCTCGGAAATATATACTCCCGGCAAAACCGGTTTCAAGAAGCCGTGCAATTACAATATCAGGGACTGGAAATCGGTCTGAGGTTGCAGGACAGTGTATTTTGCGCACGTTGCTATCATGAACTGAGCAATCTATATTACAAATGGGGGATGTATCCACAGGCTCAATATTACATTGACAAAGTTTTCGCCTGGCAGGAAAACACCAATACCAACCTGAAAGACAAAGGAGCATATCATCTGACCAAATGGAGCATTGTACAAAAACTTCCGGGCTACCGGCGGGAAGAGCGATTGAAACTGCTGGCGACGGCGGATTCTTGTTTTCTTCTTTCCGAAATCAAGCAAACGGCCCAGACGCATTTTTACAAAGCAATCGACCGGATAATGATCTTGCCATACGAATCGGCAAAAGGATTGGAAGATATAGAAAGGTATTACGGATCCAACACCCCCACCGCATCCGATTACAATGTTGAAGCACTGCGTGCCATCGCTTTATTCCGCTTGGGACGCGATGCCGAAGCCCGAAAAACAATACTTGCCATCAAAAAGTATAACTCTACGGACAGCTACCACTTCCTTGACACACTGATGAGCCATTACATACATCGGGAAGACAATGCCGTCATCGCCCACCTCACCCGCTTGCGCGAACCGCTTTTACAAGTCTACCTGGAACAGAAGACCCGCGAAGCGGTAGTAGAAGCCGATATCCGTTATCAGACAGAACAGAAAGAGAAAGAGAACCGTTTGCTCTCCGCCGAAGTAGAGCTGAAGAGCAGTCGCTTGCAAACATTTATCTTCACCGGACTCTTCCTGCTCGCTATAGGAGTCGGCATAGGCGGCTGGTTATGGATGCGTCTTCGCCTGAAAGAACGGGAGAAACTTTTCTCACAGCAGCAATTGCACGAACAGAGCCAACGCCTGCAACAACTCATAGCTTCCAGGCAAGAGCTGAACAACCGCAACGAAGAACTCCTCCGTCAATTGGTCGACATACAAGCCACGCACGACAAAACCTGCGACTTAGAGCACGTAATGGAGAGCCTGCAACCTTACCTGCTCACCAACAGAGAAGAAGAACAGTTCCGCACCGCCTTCGCTTCGCTCTATCCCACCGTACTGCATAGCTTGCGTTCCATCTGTCCGCGCATCACCCGTACCGAAGAATTGTTCTGTATGCTTATCGTATTGAAGCAAAACAACGAAGAAATATCCCGCACATTGGGCATCACCCGTAGCAGTGTATTGAAAAACCGATACCGCCTGCGCACCAAGTTAGGCCTGCCCGAAGGGTGTGATCTTGACTCTGAAGTACGTGCCTTACTGCTGCCGGAATAA